One segment of Aerosakkonema funiforme FACHB-1375 DNA contains the following:
- a CDS encoding response regulator — protein sequence MSAIAVPKKTNSKINILIVDDQPDNLRILSSILRDEMYKVRQAISGEVALAAIQANTPDLILLDIRMPQMDGYQVCSILKANPATRDIPVIFLSALNDASDKVKAFAAGAADYITKPFQTEEVLVRIGHQLTIRQQQQQLLEQNQQLQQTGAMLQFQAEQERLMGTIIQRIRQSLDKEVVFSTTVSAIQQLLRAERVLIYQLFENHTGKVVDEAVVSGFPAILGMDFPQEVFPSTYHELYKHGRICIINDIYAKNADITPCLVKFVEQWAVRAKLVVPILANENLWGLLIIHHCSAPRVWLRSEVSLLSQLAGQIAIGIQQAELYQEIQNFNSTLERQVHIRTLQLQQSLAFEATLKRISDKVRDSLDSHQILQIAVKELATAIEAKACDAALYSPDRLTSTIHYQYVQPGLPATQGQQIQLEHAPEIYAQLQQGYCFAFCQMQVSPIPYHSAIFVCPIVDGQLQQAGIIGHLWVFKAIGSSFSEMEINLVQQVANQCAIALRQAQLYEAAQAQVKELQRLNQLKDDFLNTISHELRTPISSIQMVTNLLITLTNQEETFVREICDFKEQNNKAIHYLKVLQEESERELNLIEDLLSLQHIEAGVYASQPTPIDLRDWLPHAIESFEIRARNQQQTLQVEIAPDFPILTVDLHSFSRIVTELLNNACKYTPPRETISIYAYTKTDHFYLNIVNTGVEIAPEELPRVFDKFYRIPNKDPWKHSGTGLGLALVKKLVEQMRGTIAVQSANNATQFIIRLPLFIE from the coding sequence ATGTCTGCAATTGCAGTTCCTAAAAAAACAAACAGCAAAATCAATATTCTGATCGTGGATGACCAGCCGGACAATTTGCGAATCTTGTCTAGCATTTTGCGGGATGAAATGTACAAGGTGAGACAAGCTATCAGTGGAGAAGTCGCCTTGGCTGCGATTCAGGCCAATACTCCCGATCTGATCTTGCTGGATATCCGGATGCCACAAATGGATGGCTATCAGGTTTGTTCGATTCTGAAAGCCAATCCCGCCACTCGCGATATCCCCGTGATTTTCTTGAGTGCGTTGAATGATGCCAGCGATAAGGTCAAAGCCTTTGCCGCTGGTGCAGCAGATTATATTACCAAACCCTTTCAAACCGAGGAAGTACTGGTTCGGATCGGACATCAACTCACGATTCGGCAGCAGCAGCAGCAATTATTAGAGCAGAATCAACAGCTACAGCAAACCGGAGCAATGCTGCAATTTCAGGCCGAACAAGAACGGTTAATGGGCACAATTATTCAACGAATTCGGCAATCTCTCGATAAAGAAGTTGTTTTCAGTACAACGGTTTCTGCCATTCAACAGTTGCTGCGAGCCGAGCGCGTTTTAATTTATCAATTGTTTGAGAATCACACGGGAAAAGTGGTTGACGAAGCAGTTGTATCCGGGTTCCCAGCTATTTTGGGAATGGATTTTCCACAAGAAGTATTTCCCTCCACTTATCACGAACTTTACAAACACGGCAGGATTTGTATCATTAATGATATCTATGCCAAAAATGCTGATATTACCCCTTGTTTAGTTAAATTTGTCGAACAATGGGCAGTTCGAGCCAAGTTAGTTGTACCGATTCTGGCTAATGAAAACCTCTGGGGATTGCTGATTATTCACCATTGCTCTGCCCCCAGAGTATGGCTGCGTTCGGAAGTGAGTTTGCTTTCCCAACTGGCAGGGCAGATTGCGATCGGTATTCAACAGGCAGAACTATATCAGGAAATCCAAAATTTTAACAGCACTTTGGAACGGCAAGTGCATATTCGTACTTTACAATTACAGCAATCCCTCGCCTTTGAAGCTACTCTCAAACGCATTTCCGATAAAGTACGCGACTCGTTAGATTCCCATCAAATTCTGCAAATTGCAGTCAAAGAATTAGCCACCGCGATCGAAGCAAAAGCTTGCGATGCTGCCCTCTACAGTCCAGATCGCCTCACCTCGACAATTCACTATCAGTATGTGCAACCTGGGCTACCCGCGACTCAAGGACAACAAATCCAGCTCGAACATGCACCTGAGATATACGCTCAATTGCAGCAGGGATATTGTTTTGCGTTTTGTCAGATGCAAGTTAGCCCCATTCCCTATCATTCAGCAATTTTCGTCTGTCCGATAGTTGATGGGCAATTGCAACAAGCTGGAATTATTGGCCATCTTTGGGTATTCAAAGCGATCGGTTCTAGCTTTAGCGAGATGGAAATTAATTTGGTGCAACAAGTTGCTAACCAGTGTGCGATCGCTCTCCGTCAAGCTCAATTGTATGAAGCTGCTCAAGCTCAGGTCAAGGAACTCCAACGACTCAATCAACTCAAAGACGATTTTCTCAACACTATCTCCCACGAACTGCGTACCCCAATCTCTAGTATCCAAATGGTCACTAACTTATTGATAACGCTAACTAATCAGGAGGAAACTTTCGTTCGGGAAATTTGTGATTTTAAAGAACAAAATAACAAAGCGATCCATTATCTCAAGGTTTTGCAGGAAGAATCTGAGCGGGAACTAAACTTAATCGAAGATCTGCTCAGTCTTCAGCACATCGAAGCGGGTGTTTACGCCAGTCAACCTACTCCGATCGATTTGCGAGACTGGTTGCCTCATGCGATCGAAAGTTTTGAAATTAGAGCCCGAAACCAACAGCAAACACTACAAGTTGAAATCGCTCCCGATTTTCCTATCCTGACTGTTGACTTGCATAGCTTCAGCCGGATCGTCACCGAACTACTCAATAATGCCTGCAAATATACCCCCCCCCGTGAGACGATCTCTATTTATGCTTATACAAAAACCGACCATTTCTATTTAAATATCGTGAATACGGGTGTCGAAATTG